The window CTTGGGGGGCTGCCGGCGGAACTTTTGGCCTGGGGGTGAAAAAGCTTCCAGTCGTGTCCACCCTCAAGCCGTGCCCAGGCCGCGCCCGCCCCAGGCCACGGCCGGCCCGGCCTCGCCGCCGAGCTCGAGCAGCATGAGCACGAGCGCGAGCCAGCGGAGCAGAGGACCAAGGACCGGTGCAGCGCAGGCGAGAAGATGGCTGCCACGTCGAATGCCGCCTCCTTCGCCCACGTCGCCACGCTCATCCCTCCGCCCACGGCGGCGTCAGCGGCAGCGGCTGTCGCGGCGGTGGACGCCTCCCGCGGGTTCGTCGTCGCCAGGCCGGCGTCTGTCGCCCTCCACGACCTTCGCACCCTGGAGCCAACATCCACCTCCGACTCCGTGTCCGGCGTCGCCGCGTCCACGGACGGACGCCTCCTCTTCTCCGTCTCCTGGGACAAGACGCTCAAGGTATGGGCCATCCCGTCCCTCCGTTGCTTGCAGTCGTTGCCGGCGCGCTCCTCCTCGCCCTGCGACCATCGAGGGAGGGGGCGGTGGTGAGCTCGGGCCGGCGGAGGCGAGCGGGGAAGGCAGAGGGGCCGGAGGCGAGCGCGGGGGAGGCGGTGGGGCCGGAGGCGAGCGCGGGGGAGGCGGTGGGGCCGGAAGCGAGCGCGAGCCGGCGGAGCAGGCGAGGCGGCGAGGAAGTGGAgcggggcggaggaggcgggGCTGAAGATTCTTTTAATGCACATGCACGCGGTGGGCCTAGCAGCAAaagaaggagagagagagagagaaaagagaCTGACTGGTGGGGTTTTGCCATGCAAAAAGTGACGCCGGCGGTCCCAAGTGCGCCCCGGCGGGCTGGGTTTCGCCTGTGGTCGCCCGGGCTAAATTTTCCTAAATCCGGCGCAAAATAGCATGTTGGGGGCCTGACTGGGGCTTTTTTTTACGCCGGTGCTAAAAAAGGTGCTTCGGGAGGCATCTTGGGGGGCctagtggagatgctctaacatgtaAAAATGGGTTTTAGCTCCTACAACATCATCTTTTGTTTACATGAAGAACATTTCAAACTTATATGTGTGATTGCAAGATAAGCCACACATCACTTGTTGTACCGAGTAGAGACATCAAGCTTCAAAATTTTCACCATCTACATGGAACATAACGTAGATCAGATAAAGTGTCTCAGCAAAAATAGCTGGCCTGGCCGTTGTTGTTGAGAATATCATGCAGAAAGCTATGACTATTGCTCTAGTGAAAGATTCGGCTAGtggaaaaaatagcaaaaacTTGGCTACAAATAACTAGAGTCAATGCCACTGCTATCTGTTTGATTTCCGACTTCGACGGCGGCAGTCAAAGCACTCCGAGCATGGATAGTAGGCCTTCACTCCACTTGTCCGATCCGGTTGTAATTTAGCTGGTGAAATCTTAAGTTCCTCTATGAGCACCTGACGCAGCTTTTCATTCTCGTCTCGTAATTCTTCGATAACTCTTTGGTGCTTCAGCACCTGGACAAGCAAGAAATGCAGAACTAGTTAGTAGTGAGCTATGAAATGAAAGACGGAAACTGTAAACCATTCCGTACAAGAAAATGATTTGCAACAATAACCGCCCTGGCAATACTGTCAGTTGAGCCGCGAGTAAAATTGTACTCGTTAAATAGGTAAGGCACATCATTTTAAGGCCACACTGGGTGCAAATGAGTAAAACCCATCTGACAGAAAGGACAAGGATAGAACTACCGAGCCATAGAGTAAAGTCAAGAAGTATGCATGAGGAGCATTAGATGTGATTGAACTCACCAACTGAAGTACATTATCCGTCCCATGCAAATTTACAGCCTGTAAAAATAATAAAGAAAAAGAGAGTGTTTATAATGTCCATTACACAACAATGTATGCACAAGCAAATTGAGCAGCAGAAGACATAGCTGCAAAATATAATAGTGCATCAATATGTATGATACATGTTAGCAAGAACATAGAGGTGAGATTTTAGCGCATACTGCATCCCTGATGTCCGTTTTTGTATCATTCTGGAACAGGGGACTCTGCAGAAAGTTGGCAATGACCTTTTCAGTTCGACCTCCTGTTATCATCTCTTGCTGCATCCCATTCTGGCCACGCAATTCATGAGTCGGCTGTACTTGTGATATTTCATTGCTTGAAGTATGCTGGAAATTGCTTTTGAATGCCTTAGCCTCTAGATCCATGGACATACCATTGGGTCTTTGTCCACTGGTAGGCAACGAACCAGAGGTAAGATCTGATGTAGCTGTCTCCCCACTGGAATCCCTCAGCTTTGAAGTTAACTTGGACAAAACTTCCTAGAAAAAGTTGTTCTGTTAATGTTTATACAACAAGAAAGGAAACAGAAAAGAAATCAGGACAAATTAAAGTTAAGGTCTGTACTGCAATCGATGATTGAATTCCATGAATTGCTCGTGGTTTCAAGGCAATTCCTGAAAATTGAAGAGATACTTTATTGATTTAGCTTCAAGACCACGGCAAACAAGATGACATGCTTGTGCAGAAAGGCAGTTCACAATGTAACATTAATGGTTCTAAACTAATTTGCGGGGCACATGATGTATGTAAAGGAACACGGTAAGAATCATAAGTTGTGGTAAAAAGAAAACATTGAGCAGGAAGCACTGCAGGAATTTAAGAAATTGCCTAATCTTAGTCTTAGTCTGATTTCTATGCAGGCAACTAGACTCACTATTATGTGGCCATCAAGAGAAGAACAGATATACTGAGCGTGTAAGAGATTAAAGATGTTTTTACTTGATGAGCCACTATAATTGAAAATAACCACGACCTATAGATCAACAGAAAGTTTACATGGCTAAATAGATGGAATGGCTGCAATGTGTACCTATCCCAAAACCATGTCCTATACCAACTCCGCATCCAATGCCCGCTTCAATGTTCTTTAACCCTGCTTTCCTTAGCTAGAGCACAAGGAATTAAAACGCAAAATCAGATCCAGAAAATCACTAAATACAAAATCAATTTAATCGTGCATACGCTCATGGGAGAGTGACTTACAGCAGAATTAACATGTCTCGTGACACCAGAAAAAGAATCGGTTGCACCTCTTGTGGCACTCATAACTTGCTGAAGGCCCGGTATCATACCTGACCACCAGAACAACAGCCATTTGCTTAAACAACAGCCACTCACTGAAATTTAGTCGATTTCTTCTTGGCACGGAGCACAGTCAGTACAGCATGGATGTGCACGGTGCCACTGTCAGCAAGCTTGAACTAAGTAGCTGACACTACTTCCCTGTGCTTCCCAATCATCAAATTTTGATCTTGGTCTGGTGTGTGCCTTAATCGCTTTATTAAATTAAATGCCTTAATCGCTTTAAAATACAATCGTGCACGGTTACAACTACATACGGCAGCACGGCACTAACTGTTCGACAGGGTGCCCCGTTTCATCACCCATTTCAGCTGTTCGACAAAATGCCGAACCCGCCGACTCGTGACGGACTCGATCGATGTCCATCCTGATTATCCTAAGAATAGAAGGAACAGCAGCGCGTGGAAGGTTAATTCTTATTACCTAGGTAGATTGGGCGGCCGACGCCGATTCCGACGCCGCAGCCGACGCCGGCGCCGGTGAAGACCTGAAGAACCTTCACGCTGAAGGGGTTCTCCATCTGGAAAGCGGGTGCGGGCGGAAGCCTGCGTTCCCGCCGACTCGCCATCGGCGTCGGCCTCCGTCGACGGGAGAGGGAGGGGGTTGGTCGCGGACAACTACCTTTCAAGCTGCGTCGTCGCCGTCACAGCTATTGCAATGAAGAAACACAGGAGTGAGGTAGCACCGGCGGCTGGCCGTCGAGGAGTTGGGCCTACTCGTGGAAAGCACGGCGGCTGGGCTAAACTGAAGGGGCCTACACGGTTGTAATCCGTACGGGCCATGTGCGAGCAAGCCCATCACCCCTTGCAATTTCCAAACCCCAACTTCACACTTTAAAAGAAAAATCTTTGTTTTCGAACCTCTGTCCTTTTCTAGAACCGTTCAAAATGAGGAAAAATATAGGAAGTTTTTCTTTGCGGGGACTAGGAATTTTCTTTTTCCGAAAATTGTCGATCTATTCATCtccaatcatggcagtacaacaaacaccaaaaataataaaaactaTATCCATATTAATAGACCACCTAGCAACGACTACAAGCATTGAATCAAGCTGAAGGCTCGCCGCCGTCATCGCCACTCCCTCGCCGGAGCTGGCACAAATTGTTGTAGTaaacagtcgggaagtcgtcgtgctaaggccccataggaccaacGCACCAGAACAATAACCGTCCCGATGAAGAGAAGTTTATATTGGAATAATACAATCTGAATACGCATGAACAAAGACAAACAAAGACCGGATCCGAGCGGATCCACTAAAAACAACCACCGaccgaatcccgcgagatccgccggagacacacctccacacgccctccgaGGATGCTAGACACAGCATCGGGACGGGGACTAGGtggggagaaccttattccatcttcaagaAGTCGTCGTCGTCTCGTCTTCTTGAGCAGGACATAAACCCTAAAAAACTTGAAGAAGCACGTgaaaacggagccctcccgccggcaagGGACAGGATCCACCGCACACCCATGGCCCTAAGGACACAGGAGATGTGGAAGATCGGCGGCACCGCCGCCGACGGGAGGTAGAAACCCTAGCCGCCTTTTCTTGGAGGAGGGACTAGGAATGTTAGATGATAGGATCTACATAGAAAAAAAATATTAGTGCCATTTGAAACAAAAGAATTGATATCTTACATTCCTTTGAAATATATATGGATTGGGATGCTTCATATAAAATTTGGAGAAAACCTAACATTAGGTCCCACCTCATATTTTCCTCTATTCGCGTCTATAATTCCTGCGCTTTTCTGCACGACATCCAAATGATAGTTTTGAAGTTTTTCCATATAAATTCAGAATAGACAAAATCTTTAATTCacgtgttttttttcttttctattcCTACATTTTAAGGTCCTACGTTTCTAACAGCACATATATACTACTATGTGTCCCACATATATCCTACTATATGTCCCATTGGGTACTGCTCTGCGATCTGTGTGTGGGTGTTTTATGAGCTAGTCCGAATAATGTTATAATATGTACTTTCTCAGTTCAAATATTTAGGGTCTAATATGTTTTTTGAAGTTGTCTTTCACCATTGATAATATTATTAAAATATGAGTTGCATGATATATATAAAACATACCGTTACAAACTCTTTTCACATACGAATTCAACGGTATATTGTTTTTACCAAAAAAAAAGTGTTATTAACTTGTACTCAGGGTACATTATATAGTAGCAGAGGAATGAGCTCAAAGGGAGCATCGTCAAACCACTCTCTGGAAGAGCCTCTCCTAGCGAACTCATAGGCAACAACATTATGCTCTCTAAAACAATGCTGAAAAGGAATTAAGGGAATTCACATGCTAAGTGGTAGCAGTCGCTGAAGATTGCTATCTCCCTCCCTCCTTCGTAATCTCAATAACTTATACACTGTCAGAGTTGATAACTAATTCGCTACAACCTGTCGTCTGTGCGAAAGAAAGACCAAAGTGAAGCGCCACACAGCTTCAGTTGTTAAAACATCGACACATATATCAATCTTGTTGTTTGTCGCCACGATAAAAATTCCCCGAAGAATCACAAAGTACTGCCCCAACAACAACCGTGAGGAGATCATGACCAAAGGGGGCATCGGATGTTTTATTTTAACATGTCGCCTGGGCAGTTTCTCCCATCCTCCCGACCTCAACATTGCTTTTGGAACTAACACAACTTTATAGTTTGCAGTTAGAGCACGTACAAATAAGACTATCTAACTTGCATCATGCATTTTTCTCACCGTGAACGAACTTACATCTCTCCCACCACAAATACCATGGTGTCGCTGCTATTAAATtaagtacttcctccgtttctttttagtctgcatataagatttgctattaaaaaatataaacattcacaatatgaaatcaatattatCAGATGCACCACGAAACGTATTTTCATACTCTAtagttttagtattgtagatgttcatacttttttatataaatttggtcaaactttgtgtagtttcactttgaccaaatcttatatgcaaagtaaaaagaaacggagggagtatgtcaTGTTGCCAGAGTAAGAAGAAGTGTTGTTCTGGGAGTTGCAGAAGAAAATCTGGGACTGACTGACCTCCACGATTAGTTTTGTAGGCCTGGCGTGTCGGTGGTTCGTTTTGGCAGTAGTAATGGTCGTTCGCTGGCCTTAAAATCTCGGTGTAATTTTTATTATGCTTGAGATGGTTTGTACGTTCGTTGAACTTTCATAATACATTTAATGAAATACTCCTTCGGTTTTTATTTAGACCGTATATTagctttggtcaaagtcaagctttataAATTTTGACAAAGTTTACAaacaaaaatattaacatatacgaTAACAAATTAATACCATTAGATGTATTACTGAATATACTTTTATATCATATAGATTTgttatgataaatgtttataatattttttataaatttgGCTAAATTTATGAAGTTTGATTTCAGTCAAATTTAACATGCAGACTAAATAAAAACAGAAGGAGTATATATATGGCAAAGCAACGACGGACGGTGGATCCATGCATGTGCATGGTAGGGAAAACCAGTCTCGTGAGTGCAAAGAACGTTGTCATTTTCACGAGGTCCGTTATAGCTGTGTCCTAGTCCGGACCCACTGCTCAGCGGGCCACAACAAGCTTGAGTTCTCGCCCTCCGCCGGCGGCGGTGCATGGATCAAACCTCGGGCGGTCCAAAATTCCCGTGCATCCGGTCTCCCTTTGTACGCTGGCGGCGGTGgaaagaaaaagggaagaaaagAAAACGCTCGTCACGACGCGGCCATTCACGAGGCACAAGACCAAGCAAGCAAACAAACCACTGAGCCGAAAACTCGGCAGAGCAGCAAATGGCCTGACGCTCACGGAGCTCCAGTCACGGGCGCATAGATAAGTGGTGCCCCACCGCGGCCACCGCGGCacgcgggcgatggcggcgtcggcgCCCAGGCCGCGGCAGCGACGCCTCGCCGTGCCTAtcctcctcgccctcctccacCTTTTCCTGGCTCCGCCGCGATGCCAGGCCGCGGCAATGGACCTTCTGCCGCGCCGGCTAGCGTGGTCGCTCATGGGCGACACCGTACACAGCGCCGTCGACCTCCTCCCGACCTTCGTCGCCTTCGCGGCGCCCGGCGGCCCCGCGGCCGCCTGGCGCGGCGCGTGCTTCGCGGAGAACGAGGCGGTCCTCAGCCTCACGCCTGGTCCCCGTGGAAGCAACAGCACGGCCGCCGGCCTTGGCGGCGCCGTCCTACGCCTCAAGGTGCCCTTACATTGACCTCCAAATTGccttttgaattttttttgcgGGTTCAAATTGCCTTTTGATTAACTTCGACTTTGatgttgcaaaaaaaaaaaacaagttCTGTTTGATTTCACCGTACATGCATCTCAGCATCTTAATTTCGCATAGGATTCCCAGTATTTTGTTCTCATTGGTAAAAATATTAGCTAGGAAATTGTTTTCATGTGAATGTGATCCAGACCAGACATACGACAAAGGCTAAAAATAGAAAAGAAAGTTGATTCCCACGAAAACTAAAAGCAATAATTCTGTAAGAAGACAGAAAAACTCGCACGTTAGGGAATGCTAATAGGATACCCACGGGTTATATCATTCGTTAGTGGCAAGTTGCAACCATTCCAATCAATAACAACGCCAAATTGCGAGCGAAAACCTTCATGCGAATCTGTCAATGTAATGGACGATTAGAGGCATGCATGATTCCTACTGTATGTTTTTGTTTTCATTTACTGAACCATAGTCCCTCATATAACGAGTTTTGCCTGACGAAATATTTCTTGTGGGTCTATATAGACTGCTTCGGCTCAGAGCTGGACATGCATGGACCTGTATGTATTTGCAACGCCGTACAGGATAGGATGGGATTACTACACCAGAGCACATCAACACACCTTCGAGATCAAATCATGGGAGGAAGCAGGAGAAATGGAATATGTACGTTCCGTCCCTCTACGTAGGTTGTTTTCAGATTTCTCCTCCTTCACATGGCCACTTGTTAGTTTTGCTTTACTAATTCTAACAATCGGCATCTCTGGATCGATCTGTGATTAGGTGAAGCTGCATGGGGTCGCCATTTTTCTCATGCCATCCGGAATGCTCGGCACACTGTTATCTCTGATCGATGTGATTCCGCTGTTTTCGAACACCATTTGGGGACAGGATGCGAATTTGGCATTTCTTCAGAAGCACATGGGGGCTTCATTTAACAAGCGTTCTCAGCCTTGGGCTGCCAACATACGTAAAGAGGATGTGCACTCTGGTGATTTCTTGGCTCTTTCCAAGATTCGAGGGCGATGGGGTGGGTTTCAGACCTTGGAGAAATGGGTGACTGGTGCATTTGCTGGGCATACTGCGGTTTGCTTGAAAGATGAGAACGGCACACTATGGGTTGCAGAATCAGGTTACGAAAATAAAAAGGTACCACATGCAATCTCTTGTTTGAAAAACTAGTCACTAGATGTGATTACAAGATTAAATTTAAAAGAgataaaaaattaggaaaataataCGACATGACCAAATACTTACTGCAAGATATGAACAAATTTTCTCGTTTTCATCATTTCCGATTTTTGCAATAAGAGCATAGGCGAAAAGTCATATGCTATCCACTGGAACAAAGAACTACTTTTTCCTTTCGGTATATTTGCTATTTGTCATTTGGTTGCAGTAAGGTGCCTGTTAtatatgattttttttataaTCCTAGGCCTCAGCAAGTTTGAGGTTGGTTCCTTTCAAAAAAGAAAGTTTGACGTTGGGTCAAATCTATGAATTGTTTTGTGAACATTGATAACGTTTGCATTATTGCATACTTATGTTGGGCTTTATGTGGTACAATTATAGGGTGAAGAAGTCATTGCTATAGTTCCATGGGATGAATGGTGGGGAGTGGCACTCAAAGATGACTCGAATCCACAGGTAGCATTGCTGCCCTTGCACCCTGACGTGAGGTCCAGATTCAATGAAAGTGCTGCATGGGAATTCGCCCGAAGCATGTATGGAAAACCCTATGGCTATCATAATATGATATTTAGTTGGATTGATACAATGTCGGAAAATTATCCCCCACCTCTTGATGCTAACCTGGTATAATCTCCATTGCTCCCTAGTCCTTTCGTATAATTGTTTCAATTTTTAAGTTTCTTATTAAGTTGAATTTTTTTTCTGCCTTTTGGAGCTTCATGCTGTTATCTTCATTCATGTGGGTACTTTGCACTAACAATTTCTCGAGGGACTTCACGATGTATAAGAGTAACTCTAAAAAGTAGGTATATTGAGTCTTGAAAGTGTATGTGCATTCTATGTTGATTCCAGTTTTATTATGCATAACAGTAATGCAGAATTAGATAATAAAAATTTCTAATCTTTTGAGTAAACTTTGCGGTGCTGTAAGCTACGGATGCACAGGTCCTCCTAAACTTGTTCAGGCTAGGCTGAAATTACCTTCATGACTTTAATTAAGTCAATAATTATCTGTATTTGTTTTTATATATTTATTATACTTTCCCTATTCTACTTGCTGATAATAGCTCTTTAGAACGCTTGATTCCATACGTCGTCTTCTGTCATGTTGGTTACATCTGTTCATACCCGTGGTTGTCTTTGTTTCGTACTCTGCCTAATAATTACTAATAAAGATGGTTGTGTGCATCACAATGATGCAGAAGCAAGGGGTTTTAACCTCCTTTAAAAAAAATCTTATATAGTATTCTGTTTTCAGGTAATGGCGGCTATGTCGATGTGGACCAGATTACAACCACACTATGCTTCAAACATGTGGAACGAGGCTCTTAATAAGCGACTTGGGACTGAGGTTGTTATAACCAACTGCCCTGCAATAAATTTCACTTCATATTGGAACAGAGGACTGAGAAATTGACAGTAAGTACTATATGATGATGATGTGCTCAATTCCGTTCGTGTAGCAACTTGACTTGCATGGCATCATCAGCGAGACGGAGCGACGGGGCATGTCTTTCAACCAGCTGCTGACCATACCGGAGCAGGACGAGTGGGAGTACAGCGACGGCAAGTCGACGACCTGCGTCGCCTTCATCCTCGCGATGTACAAGGCGGCTGGGGTGTTCGCTCCCTTCACGGAGTCCATCCAGGTCACGGAGTTCACCGTGAGTGCCGTGCCGGCCGCTTCAGTCAAGCTGCCTGCCATTTTATCTGCTCCTGATCTCGGCTGATCAAGTGCTTTGCCTCTTCCTCCCCTAGATCCGGGACGCGTACATGCTGAGGATCTTCGAGGACAACCGGACGAGGCTGCCGGGGTGGTGCAACGGCGACGCGGACGGGCTGCCCTTCTGCCAGATCCTCGGGGAGTACAAGATGGAGCTCCCGGAGTACAACACCATCCAGCCCTACGCCAACATGAACGAGAACTGCCCCTCCTCGCCGCCCACCTACGACAGGCCGCTGCGCTGTTGATCATGGATCCATCATTCTTCCGTCGAAAGGAAAGATGATTTTACAGTATTGTGCCCTGTGCAATCAATTAGGACGTAAATAGACCACGTACGCTTTTACTCCACATCGTACGCTCTCATCCAGCAACATGTAAAGAAGTACTACTGTAATATGTTATACACCTGCCCTAATTGTGATGGTTTTCTTTATAATCTTTAACACGGATGGATGGTAGTTATATGATGACCTAACCCAAAATGTGATGTTTTGTTTGTAATTTTCTCCGCCCGGACTTGGGCGCTGCTGGTAGCCAGAGGCACGCAAAGCAGCCACCTCCATTCGTCTCCTTCCCCGTGAATCCGGCTCTCCTGCGTGGGTAGGTGCGTCATCGGCGTCATCTTGCACTGAGGATTTATGTAAGGGACGAGACAAAGTGCGCTTAGCAGCCGTCCGGGGCCCAGGCGCAGAAAGGAGCTTTCACCTAGCTTAATTAACACCCGGCCGGGTCCCTCCATGCACCATCGCATCGTATTCTTATCTTAATATATGTACCTCGTATGATCGCATCCGCTCTATAAAAACGAGTACCTCCACAGCACCCCCTCACTCACTCGAAACCAACCTGCCAATCACACATCACTCACTCGGCCACAGGAACCAGCATCCATCGATCCATGGAATCCACGCCGGCGCCCCCTCTCCTCACGCCGCACAAGATGGGCCAGTTCGACCTCTCGCACAGGCATTGCAAACGACCAGCACAATTTCCATTCATGCCATCGTAGCTGAAGTTCTTTTTCTTGttattcttttttttttgcgggtctTTTTCTTGTTATTCTGATGATAGGTCGATCATGCACATGCGTCTGGTTTTTTTTTTCCTGAAAATTTCATTGAGCTTCGACGAGGATTACCAAATTGTCTGTGTCTGCAAATTTCAGGCCAAATTTCCTAAATTgacttttttttattttgttttaccaAATCTGCCTGAAATAATATTGATATGTCAGCAAAAAAGAAGATTCGTCAACCGTGATAGGGACATGGTTTGGTGCACCCGGCCGAAAGTCGTGCAGCCTTGTTCATCCATGCCGCGTTCGTGCAGGGTTGTGCTGGCGCCACTGACGAGGCAACGGTCCTACGGCAACGTGCCGCAGCCGCACGCGGGGGTGTACTATGCGCAACGGGCGACCAAGGGTGGGCTACTCATTGCGGAGGCGACGGGAGTGTCAGACACGGCACAGGGGTACAAGGACGCCCCTGGCGTGTGGACGAAGGAGCAGATCGACGCGTGGAAACCCGTGGTCGACGCCGTGCACGCCAAGGGCGCGCTCTTCTTCTGCCAGATATGGCATGCCGGACGCGTCTCAAATTACAGTAATGACTCTGCCACCTCCTGTTTGGTTCTAGTAGTACGTTCGATTTTTTGTGTTGATTGTTCGAAAATATGTAGAGTTACAGCCGAATGGGCAGGCGCCGATATCGAGCACCGACAAGCAGGTGAGTCCTCAGATGAGCGCTGACGGCCGTCTCGAGGAGTTCTCGCCGCCGAGGAGGCTCGCAAAGGACGAGATACCCAATGTCGTCGATGACTTCAGAGAAGCCGCAAGGAACGCCATCGCAGCTGGTACGTGTTACTCACCGATACTACTTTACTTTATCGGCCACTCATGTACTACTACTTACTCcatccgtttctaaatatttgtttttttagatttcaaatggactaccacatacggatgtatatagacatattttagagtgtagatttattcattttgctccgtatgtagtcacttgttgaaatctctagaaagacaaatatttaggaacggatggagtactaaAGTTCATCGATCATACTCTGTCAAAGCAACCATTGGTGATATGTGTGCATGAATGTAGGGTTCGACGGTGTTGAGATCCACGGCGCCTACAGCTACATCATCGAGCAGTTCCTCAAGGATAGCGCCAATGACCGTACCGACGAGTACGGCGGCAGCCTCGAGAATCGATGCCGCTTCGCACTAGAGGTGGTGGACGCCGTCGTCAGGGAGGTGGGCGGCCATTGCGTGGGCATCCGTCTGTCTCCCTTCACTGACTACATGGATTGCCATGAATCGGACCCTCAGGCTCTCGCCCTCCACCTTGTCAAGAAGCTCAATGACTAT is drawn from Aegilops tauschii subsp. strangulata cultivar AL8/78 chromosome 1, Aet v6.0, whole genome shotgun sequence and contains these coding sequences:
- the LOC109758393 gene encoding uncharacterized protein isoform X1; this translates as MAASAPRPRQRRLAVPILLALLHLFLAPPRCQAAAMDLLPRRLAWSLMGDTVHSAVDLLPTFVAFAAPGGPAAAWRGACFAENEAVLSLTPGPRGSNSTAAGLGGAVLRLKTASAQSWTCMDLYVFATPYRIGWDYYTRAHQHTFEIKSWEEAGEMEYVKLHGVAIFLMPSGMLGTLLSLIDVIPLFSNTIWGQDANLAFLQKHMGASFNKRSQPWAANIRKEDVHSGDFLALSKIRGRWGGFQTLEKWVTGAFAGHTAVCLKDENGTLWVAESGYENKKGEEVIAIVPWDEWWGVALKDDSNPQVALLPLHPDVRSRFNESAAWEFARSMYGKPYGYHNMIFSWIDTMSENYPPPLDANLVMAAMSMWTRLQPHYASNMWNEALNKRLGTEQLDLHGIISETERRGMSFNQLLTIPEQDEWEYSDGKSTTCVAFILAMYKAAGVFAPFTESIQVTEFTIRDAYMLRIFEDNRTRLPGWCNGDADGLPFCQILGEYKMELPEYNTIQPYANMNENCPSSPPTYDRPLRC
- the LOC109758479 gene encoding putative 12-oxophytodienoate reductase 5 isoform X1, which encodes MHMRLVFFFLKISLSFDEDYQIVCVCKFQAKFPKLTFFYFVLPNLPEIILICQQKRRFVNRDRDMVWCTRPKVVQPCSSMPRSCRVVLAPLTRQRSYGNVPQPHAGVYYAQRATKGGLLIAEATGVSDTAQGYKDAPGVWTKEQIDAWKPVVDAVHAKGALFFCQIWHAGRVSNYKLQPNGQAPISSTDKQVSPQMSADGRLEEFSPPRRLAKDEIPNVVDDFREAARNAIAAGFDGVEIHGAYSYIIEQFLKDSANDRTDEYGGSLENRCRFALEVVDAVVREVGGHCVGIRLSPFTDYMDCHESDPQALALHLVKKLNDYGILYCHMIEPRMAHGDGRRQVPHRLLPFREAFNGTFIANGRYDREEGNKVVGEGYTDLVAYGRLFLANPDLPRRFELNAPLNDYDRMTFYTSDPVVGYTDYPFLDK
- the LOC109758411 gene encoding uncharacterized protein isoform X1; this translates as MASRRERRLPPAPAFQMENPFSVKVLQVFTGAGVGCGVGIGVGRPIYLGMIPGLQQVMSATRGATDSFSGVTRHVNSALRKAGLKNIEAGIGCGVGIGHGFGIGIALKPRAIHGIQSSIAEVLSKLTSKLRDSSGETATSDLTSGSLPTSGQRPNGMSMDLEAKAFKSNFQHTSSNEISQVQPTHELRGQNGMQQEMITGGRTEKVIANFLQSPLFQNDTKTDIRDAAVNLHGTDNVLQLVLKHQRVIEELRDENEKLRQVLIEELKISPAKLQPDRTSGVKAYYPCSECFDCRRRSRKSNR
- the LOC109758479 gene encoding 12-oxophytodienoate reductase 1 isoform X2: MESTPAPPLLTPHKMGQFDLSHRVVLAPLTRQRSYGNVPQPHAGVYYAQRATKGGLLIAEATGVSDTAQGYKDAPGVWTKEQIDAWKPVVDAVHAKGALFFCQIWHAGRVSNYKLQPNGQAPISSTDKQVSPQMSADGRLEEFSPPRRLAKDEIPNVVDDFREAARNAIAAGFDGVEIHGAYSYIIEQFLKDSANDRTDEYGGSLENRCRFALEVVDAVVREVGGHCVGIRLSPFTDYMDCHESDPQALALHLVKKLNDYGILYCHMIEPRMAHGDGRRQVPHRLLPFREAFNGTFIANGRYDREEGNKVVGEGYTDLVAYGRLFLANPDLPRRFELNAPLNDYDRMTFYTSDPVVGYTDYPFLDK
- the LOC109758411 gene encoding uncharacterized protein isoform X2 → MASRRERRLPPAPAFQMENPFSVKVLQVFTGAGVGCGVGIGVGRPIYLGMIPGLQQVMSATRGATDSFSGVTRHVNSALRKAGLKNIEAGIGCGVGIGHGFGIGIALKPRAIHGIQSSIAEVLSKLTSKLRDSSGETATSDLTSGSLPTSGQRPNGMSMDLEAKAFKSNFQHTSSNEISQVQPTHELRGQNGMQQEMITGGRTEKAVNLHGTDNVLQLVLKHQRVIEELRDENEKLRQVLIEELKISPAKLQPDRTSGVKAYYPCSECFDCRRRSRKSNR
- the LOC109758393 gene encoding uncharacterized protein isoform X2, producing the protein MAASAPRPRQRRLAVPILLALLHLFLAPPRCQAAAMDLLPRRLAWSLMGDTVHSAVDLLPTFVAFAAPGGPAAAWRGACFAENEAVLSLTPGPRGSNSTAAGLGGAVLRLKTASAQSWTCMDLYVFATPYRIGWDYYTRAHQHTFEIKSWEEAGEMEYVKLHGVAIFLMPSGMLGTLLSLIDVIPLFSNTIWGQDANLAFLQKHMGASFNKRSQPWAANIRKEDVHSGDFLALSKIRGRWGGFQTLEKWVTGAFAGHTAVCLKDENGTLWVAESGYENKKGEEVIAIVPWDEWWGVALKDDSNPQVALLPLHPDVRSRFNESAAWEFARSMYGKPYGYHNMIFSWIDTMSENYPPPLDANLVMAAMSMWTRLQPHYASNMWNEALNKRLGTEQLDLHGIISETERRGMSFNQLLTIPEQDEWEYSDGKSTTCVAFILAMYKAAGVFAPFTESIQIRDAYMLRIFEDNRTRLPGWCNGDADGLPFCQILGEYKMELPEYNTIQPYANMNENCPSSPPTYDRPLRC